One Alligator mississippiensis isolate rAllMis1 chromosome 1, rAllMis1, whole genome shotgun sequence genomic window carries:
- the LOC109282059 gene encoding zinc finger protein 420-like isoform X3, translating to MRKARNSAFLSHFLILPGFLLTLAAAPRCSWRLDAADRRRARVYGEREPRHPTGEIHAAETWLLRWSPWQPWASPSRRELEEQDPGGMQEGLRPQKSLVSSRPEPVQHQVLWGQHMMQAMQPPCEAELPSATPQLAARDELPTPEPWRQLFRGLHYREAEGPGKICSRLRELCRRWLEPQRRSKEQMLELVVLEQFLAILPPEMRSWVCGCRVETCAQAVALAEGFQLGQAEDEKLQVTVRVKVEEGFSDQMQPPGALPEPGDSWGQQPNAHGAGTLSRADQQPPGEEPVKLELQRPSPGRRGQSGSLTPGPGQLQEGQGRPANQGQSMELREVFEDVAVYFTREEWELLEEEDKGLYRDQMLRNHQTLVSLAGYRGPTPDLICRIQREQIELWVCNDVYCGEILRPEDLLPGHAWLLSRTEEQAREEGPGKLKPPWASLGSMGEVDSLSPAKDQWHKGQGMPQKQENVAVKQGPSPVGHWDEEGKEARNSSRCREEFTVLRHLKRQKAKVHWRETLHANQGSVEELVARQELTAKPRGRVHSCPQCRKSFSCPSRLAVHNIKHARKKPHVCATCGKSFTRLSTLAAHHQIHSGQLPHRFTKRRKNFVCSSELLKKHVHRKKHQYRCITCGKTFTHFFSLVQHRWMHLGKKTHHCNECRKNFISWQELSQHRCVQKRQQPHCYTKCGMSFRQPYSLARHRCMHTREKSHHCSVCGKSFAQSSTLILHQRIHTGEKPHRCSVCGKSFAQSSTLTLHQRIHTGEKPYQCSECGRSFAQSSNLTKHQRLHTGEKPHRCSECGKGFTLSSHLTVHQRIHNGEKPHQCSVCLKSFTYMSRLTQHQRMHTGEKPHQCSVCGKSFTHSSNLAEHQRIHTGVKPHQCSACGKSFTHYSSLTRHQHIHTGEKPYQCSVCGKSFTKCSNLAKHQRIHTGEKPHQCSVCGRSFTQSSHLTRHQLIHTREKPHQCSVCLKSFTYISSLNRHQRIHTGEKPYHCSVCEKGFTQYSHLAAHQHIHTGEKQHKCSVCQKSFTCTSSLTLHQRIHTGEKQHKCSVCQKSFTCTSSLTQHQRIHTGEKPHQCSVCGKSFTNRSSLTQHQRIHTGEKPHQCSVCLKSFTQSSYLAVHQRIHTGEKPYHCSVCEKSFTNRSSLTQHQHIHTGEKPHQCSVCLKSFTYISKLTQHQHIHTGEKPHSCSECGKSFSRSSHLTRHQLIHTREKPH from the exons atgcgtAAGGCCAGGAATTCGGCTTTTCTCAGTCACTTCCTGATTCTtcctggtttcttgctgactttaGCAGCCGCTCCAAG GTGTTCCTGGAGACTGGACGCTGCCGACAGGCGCCGTGCACGAGTGTACGGAGAGCGAGAGCCCAGGCACCCGACCGGTGAGATCCATGCTGCGGAGACGTGGCTGCTGcgctggagcccgtggcagccgtgggcctccccttcccggcgggagctggaggagcaggacccaggaggcaTGCAGGAGGGGCTGAGGCCGCAGAAGTCCCTCGTGTCGTCCAGACCGGAACCAGTCCAGCACCAAGTGCTCTGGGGGCAGCACATgatgcaggccatgcagcccccttgcGAGGCCGAGCTGCCCTCCGcaaccccacagctggcagcgcgggatgagctccccaccccagagccctggcgccaGCTCTTCCGTGGCCTGCACTACCGGGAAGCCGAGGGCCCAGGGAAGAtttgcagccgcctgcgggagctgtgccggcgctggctggagccccagcgccgcagcaaggagcagatgctggagctggtggtgctggagcagttcctggccatcctgcccccggAGATGCGGAGCTGGGTGTGCGGGTGCCGCGTGGAGACGTGtgcccaggccgtggccctggccgaggggtttcagctggggcaggcagaggatgagaagctccag GTCACTGTGCGTGTGAAGGTCGAGGAGGGATTCTCAGACCAGATGCAGCCCCCGGGGGCCCTGCCGGAGCCTGGTGattcctgggggcagcagccaaaTGCCCATG gtgccgggaccctgagcagagcagatCAGCAGCCTCCAGGGGAAGAGCCTGtaaagctggagctgcagagaccctccccagggagacggggacagagcggctccctgacgcctgggccaggccagttgcaggaggggcagggcaggccggcgaatcaggggcagagcatggag ctccgggaggtgtttgaggacgtggcagtgtatttcacacgggaggagtgggagctgctggaagaggaggacaaggggctttaccgggaccagatgctgaggaaccaCCAaaccctcgtttccctgg caggatatcgaggtcccacacctgacttgatctgccgcatccagcgagAACAGATCGAGCTCTGGGTCTGTAATGATGTGTACTGTGGGGAAATCTTGAGGCcggaggacctgctgccag gacatgcctggttgctgagcagaactgaGGAGCAGGCTCGtgaggaagggcctggaaagctgaagccaccatgggcttccctggggagtatgggtgaggtggattccctgagCCCAGCGAAGGACCAATGGCACAAGGGCCAGGGGATGCCCCAAAAGCAGGAAAATGTAGCAGTGAAGCAGGGCCCATCTCCAGTTGGGCATTGGgatgaagaagggaaagaagccagaaaCAGCTCGAGGTGCAGGGAAGAATTTACAGTGCTGAGACACCTGAAGAGACAGAAAGCAAAGGtccactggagagagacactgcatgcaaaccagggcagtgtggaggagctggtagcgaggcaggagctcactgccaagcccagggggagagtccactcctgccctcagtgcaggaaaAGCTTTAGCTGCCCCTCTCGCCTGGCTGTGCACAATATAAAACATGCTAGGAAGAAGCCCCACGTATGTGCcacgtgtgggaagagcttcacccgcctctcgaccctggctgctcaccaccagatccattctggacagctcccccaccgcTTCACCAAAAGGAGGAAGAACTTTGTTTGCAGCTCGGAGCTGCTCAAAAAACATGTGCACAGGAAGAAGCATCAGTACCGCTGCATAACATGTGGTAAGACCTTtacccatttcttctccctggttcagcacCGTTGGATGCACTTGGGGAAGAAGACGCACCACTGCAAtgagtgcaggaagaacttcatcagctGGCAAGAGTTGTCCCAACACCGGTGTGTGCAGAagaggcagcagccacactgctACACAAAGTGTGGGatgagcttcaggcagccctacagtttggccaggcacaggtgcatgcacacacgggaGAAGTCGCATCATtgttctgtgtgtgggaagagctttgctcAATCCTCCACCCTTATcctgcaccagcgcatccacacaggggagaagccacatcgctgttctgtgtgtgggaagagctttgctcAATCCTCCACCCTTACtctgcaccagcgcatccacacaggggagaagccatatcaatgctctgagtgtgggaGGAGCTTTGCCCAATCCTCTAACTTGACCAAGCACCAGCGcctccacacaggagagaagccacatcgttgttctgagtgtgggaagggcttcaccctgtcctcccacctgactgtgcaccagcgcatccacaatggggagaagccacatcagtgctctgtgtgtctgaagagcttcacctacatGTCCAGGCTGACCCAGCACCAGcgcatgcacacaggggagaagccacatcagtgctctgtgtgtgggaagagcttcacccattcCTCCAACCTGGCagagcaccagcgcatccacacaggggtgaagccacatcagtgctctgcatgtgggaagagcttcacccactaCTCCAGCCTGACCCggcaccagcacatccacacaggggagaagccatatcagtgctctgtctgtgggaagagcttcaccaaatGCTCCAACCTCgccaagcaccagcgcatccacactggggagaagccacatcagtgctctgtgtgtgggaggagcttcacccaatcctctCACCTGACcaggcaccagctcatccacacacgggagaagccacatcagtgctctgtgtgtctgaagagcttcacctacatctccagcctgaaccggcaccagcgcatccatacaggggagaagccatatcactgctctgtgtgtgagaAGGGCTTCACCCAATACTCCCACCTAGCTGcgcaccagcacatccacacaggggagaagcaaCATAAAtgctctgtgtgtcagaagagcttcacctgcacctccagcctGACactgcaccagcgcatccacacaggggagaagcaaCATAAAtgctctgtgtgtcagaagagcttcacctgcacctccagcctgacacagcaccagcgcatccacacaggggagaagccacatcagtgctctgtctgtgggaagagcttcaccaaccgCTCCAGTCTGacacagcaccagcgcatccacacaggggagaagccacatcagtgctctgtgtgtctgaagagcttcacccaatcctcctACCTAGCTgtacaccagcgcatccacacaggggagaagccatatcactgctctgtgtgtgagaAGAGCTTCACCAACCGCTCCAGTCTGACacagcaccagcacatccacacaggagagaagccacatcagtgctctgtgtgtctgaagagcttcacctacatcTCCAAGCTGAcccagcaccagcacatccacacaggggagaagccacatagctgttctgagtgtgggaagagcttcagccgatcctcccacctgacccggcatcagctgatccacacaagggagaagccacattAG